One window of Papaver somniferum cultivar HN1 chromosome 9, ASM357369v1, whole genome shotgun sequence genomic DNA carries:
- the LOC113308436 gene encoding mRNA-decapping enzyme subunit 2-like, with protein MAGILRSSSTPKKGYPSQELLDDLCSRFVLNVPSEDLESFERMLFLVEQAHWFYEDNAVEQDSGLKSLSLREFTSLMFRSCDALRPYTAHVDDIYNDFNKYKVRVPVSGAIILDEAYERCLLVKGWKSGASWSFPRGKRNKDEEDHTCAAREVLEETGFNTSKLLKVDDFIEVTVGEQRVRLFIVVGAKDDTVFAPQTKKEISEISWHRIDDLQPTYNDVVSRGANGMKLYMVGPFLGPLKSWISKHRPHKTKKSDSSPKGTTSVWKAKNPTVSPPTAIPEMTLTAKPPVLPETQTSELESRPGRSFRSFRMDTASVLRAMEAGWVI; from the exons ATGGCTGGTATACTTCGATCTTCTAGTACTCCTAAGAAAGGTTACCCTTCTCAAGAACTCCTCGACGATCTTTGCAG TCGATTTGTTTTGAATGTCCCAAGTGAAGATCTTGAGTCGTTTGAGAGGATGTTGTTTCTAGTGGAGCAGGCGCATTGGTTTTACGAGGACAATGCTGTGGAACAAGATTCGGGGTTGAAGTCACTTTCTCTTAGGGAATTTACATCTCTGA TGTTTCGTAGCTGTGATGCTCTCAGACCTTATACTGCACATGTAGATGATATTTACAACGACTTCAACAAATACAAGGTCAGGGTTCCAGTAAGTGGAGCTATCATTTTGGATGAAGCTTATGAACGG TGTTTACTGGTGAAAGGATGGAAGTCTGGAGCAAGCTGGAGTTTTCCTCGCGGGAAAAGGAACAAAGATGAGGAAGACCACACCTGTGCTGCCCGAGAA GTGTTGGAGGAAACAGGTTTCAATACCTCGAAACTTTTGAAAGTGGATGATTTTATTGAAGTGACAGTTGGGGAACAAAGGGTGCGCCTCTTCATAGTCGTTGGTGCTAAGGATGATACTGTTTTCGCACCACAGACCAAGAAAGAGATCAGT GAAATTTCGTGGCACCGAATTGATGACCTTCAGCCAACATATAATGATGTAGTATCTCGTGGGGCTAATGGCATGAAGTTGTACATGGTTGGACCATTCTTAGG GCCTCTGAAATCGTGGATATCCAAGCATCGACCTCATAAAACCAAAAAATCGGATTCATCCCCTAAAG GAACAACCTCTGTTTGGAAGGCAAAGAACCCTACAGTTAGTCCTCCAACAGCAATACCCGAGATGACCCTGACTGCTAAACCACCTGTATTACCTGAAACTCAAACAAGTGAACTTGAATCTCGCCCTGGGAGAAGCTTCAGAAGTTTCAGGATGGACACTGCTTCAGTTTTACGTGCTATGGAAGCTGGTTGGGTGATTTGA
- the LOC113308435 gene encoding double-stranded RNA-binding protein 2-like, with protein sequence MYKNQLQELAQRSCFNLPSYSCIREGPDHAPRFKATVNFNNEIFESPNFCTTLRQAEHSAAEVALNSLSHRGPSHSLAARILDETGVYKNLLQEIAQRVGAPLPTYTPFRSGLGHLPVFTCNVELAGIIFTGEPAKNKKQAEKNAAMAAWSALKQLAQQAASSSSEAETNDEQEQITIARALLNYRLKEKLAMADSPTGQSPFPRKFPMQNLRPSTAQPPLTTSRILPLIRPKSAPRNRPVHTVPTDPQTARCQPTESRGVRPQMFPAAGAAPYIPMRHFRPSYHGMAPPVTMRTSIPCFSAPPIPQAHRHPPLMGPPPVCVRQTVPVFAAPSVRREEPPIFTVPPPQLKTLPAQIEEPSIFAVVHHKPRPIVSIEESTVSPLPFQPAKLQDQVEDPPAKSQAPVQEKPSSTQAQVEVLTTSLVPTPPAKSQAPVQEKPPAQLEVPTSLVPMPLPSNSAVNVEESAKSRTDDLQESATVQDLKHLKI encoded by the exons atgTATAAGAACCAGCTGCAAGAGCTGGCACAAAGAAGTTGTTTTAATCTACCATCATATTCATGTATAAGAGAAGGTCCTGATCATGCACCTAGATTTAAAGCTACTGTTAACTTTAATAATGAGATCTTTGAAAGCCCTAATTTTTGTACTACCCTAAGACAAGCTGAACATTCTGCTGCTGAAGTTGCACTTAATTCTCTTTCTCATAGAGGTCCTTCTCATTCTTTAGCTGCAAGGATCTTG GATGAGACGGGTGTTTACAAAAACTTATTACAAGAAATAGCACAAAGAGTTGGTGCTCCGCTACCAACATATACACCCTTCAGGTCTGGGCTTGGACACTTACCTGTATTTACGTGCAATGTGGAGCTTGCTGGAATTATATTTACAGGTGAACCAGCGAAAAACAAGAAGCAGGCGGAGAAGAATGCCGCCATGGCAGCGTGGTCGGCTTTAAAACAAT TGGCACAACAAGCTGCAAGCTCGTCATCAGAAGCAGAGACCAACGATGAGCAAGAACAGATCACCATAGCCCGAGCATTATTAAATTACCGCTTGAAAGAAAAACTAGCAATGGCAGACTCTCCTACTGGTCAATCACCCTTCCCTAGAAAATTTCCGATGCAAAATTTGAGACCTTCTACTGCACAGCCTCCTCTCACCACCTCAAGAATACTACCCTTGATCCGTCCCAAATCAGCTCCACGAAATAGACCAGTGCACACTGTGCCTACTGATCCCCAAACAGCAAGGTGCCAACCAACTGAAAGTCGTGGGGTCCGGCCACAAATGTTTCCTGCAGCAGGTGCTGCACCTTATATTCCTATGCGCCATTTCAGGCCATCATATCATGGAATGGCTCCACCAGTGACAATGAGGACATCAATTCCATGTTTCTCTGCTCCTCCAATTCCTCAAGCTCACCGCCATCCTCCACTGATGGGCCCACCACCTGTTTGTGTCAGACAGACCGTGCCTGTATTCGCTGCTCCATCTGTTCGGAGAGAGGAACCACCAATTTTCACGGTCCCTCCTCCACAATTGAAAACGCTGCCTGCTCAAATAGAGGAACCATCAATTTTTGCAGTTGTTCACCACAAGCCAAGACCAATTGTTTCAATAGAGGAATCAACAGTTTCACCACTTCCGTTCCAACCAGCGAAGTTACAAGACCAGGTTGAAGACCCACCAGCGAAGTCTCAAGCCCCAGTCCAGGAAAAACCATCCAGTACACAAGCACAGGTTGAGGTTCTAACAACGTCTTTAGTTCCTACGCCACCAGCGAAGTCTCAAGCCCCAGTCCAGGAAAAACCACCGGCACAGCTTGAGGTCCCAACGTCTTTAGTTCCTATGCCACTGCCATCAAACTCAGCGGTTAATGTAGAAGAGAGTGCAAAGAGTAGAACGGATGACCTGCAAGAATCTGCAACAGTGCAGGACTTGAAACACCTTAAAATCTGA